From Brochothrix thermosphacta DSM 20171 = FSL F6-1036, a single genomic window includes:
- a CDS encoding L-lactate dehydrogenase: protein MPNNKKVILVGDGAVGSAYAFSLVNQGIGNELGIIDVDKRRTEGDALDLKHALPFLSPMKVYSADYSDCGDADVICITAGTAQKPGETRLELVSRNLRILKSILGEIMKTDFNGIFLIAANPVDILSYATMKWTGFPPERVIGSGTSLDTARLRQTVAELIDVEAGSVHGYVLGEHGDSEFIAWSNIRIGNLPIESWTGPLDAEKKEAVLAKVRDAAYYIIERKGATAYGVASALARITRVILNNENAVLPLSVYMDGSNYGLNDVYVGTPAVLGANGVVKIAEVPLNEEEQKAMENSAGVLRKILDDSFIPIDNEK, encoded by the coding sequence ATTCCAAACAACAAAAAAGTAATCTTAGTAGGAGATGGAGCAGTAGGTTCTGCCTATGCGTTCTCATTAGTAAACCAAGGCATCGGAAATGAATTAGGTATTATTGATGTAGATAAACGTCGTACAGAAGGTGACGCATTAGATTTGAAACATGCTTTACCATTCTTATCACCAATGAAAGTTTATTCAGCAGATTATTCTGACTGTGGCGATGCAGATGTTATCTGTATTACAGCTGGTACAGCTCAAAAACCAGGCGAAACTCGTTTGGAACTTGTATCACGTAACCTACGTATTCTAAAATCAATTTTAGGTGAAATTATGAAAACTGATTTTAATGGAATCTTCCTTATTGCAGCAAACCCAGTGGACATCTTGTCATATGCAACAATGAAATGGACAGGTTTCCCACCAGAACGTGTTATCGGATCAGGTACTTCATTAGATACAGCTCGTTTACGCCAAACAGTCGCTGAATTAATTGACGTTGAAGCAGGTAGTGTTCATGGTTATGTTTTAGGCGAACACGGTGATTCAGAATTTATCGCTTGGTCAAATATTCGTATTGGTAACTTGCCAATTGAAAGCTGGACTGGCCCATTAGATGCTGAGAAAAAAGAAGCAGTTTTAGCTAAAGTTCGTGACGCAGCTTACTATATTATTGAACGTAAAGGCGCAACAGCATATGGTGTTGCTAGTGCATTAGCACGTATAACTCGCGTTATCTTAAACAACGAAAACGCAGTTTTACCTTTAAGCGTTTATATGGATGGTTCAAATTACGGATTAAACGATGTATATGTTGGAACACCAGCTGTATTAGGTGCTAACGGTGTCGTTAAAATTGCTGAAGTACCATTGAATGAAGAAGAACAAAAAGCAATGGAAAACTCAGCTGGTGTTTTACGTAAAATATTGGATGATTCATTTATTCCAATCGATAACGAAAAATAA
- a CDS encoding DUF4064 domain-containing protein — translation MKRKASITMVLIAAIVNVFVGLITFFSAYLLYSQTNITELQQSLVEYGYPEQADAENLLNQLILMVVLWGFYHIILATLGFIANSQLRIVEKPARAWGITLIIMGIFEIFSLQGILNLIAGIKSKNT, via the coding sequence GTGAAAAGGAAAGCAAGTATAACCATGGTACTCATTGCCGCAATTGTTAATGTTTTTGTCGGACTCATCACTTTTTTCAGTGCCTATCTATTGTATAGTCAAACAAATATTACAGAGTTGCAGCAGAGCCTTGTCGAATACGGTTACCCAGAGCAAGCGGATGCTGAAAATCTGCTCAATCAATTAATATTAATGGTAGTTTTATGGGGTTTTTATCATATCATATTGGCGACTCTTGGTTTTATTGCCAATAGCCAACTCCGTATTGTAGAAAAACCTGCACGTGCTTGGGGCATTACTTTAATCATTATGGGGATTTTCGAGATATTTTCTCTACAAGGTATCCTCAATCTTATTGCAGGTATCAAAAGTAAAAACACTTAA
- a CDS encoding KTSC domain-containing protein, which translates to MNMHPVDSEEIISIGYSQSKQELHVELSTSTNAYLNVPSYIFQGLMSAASKGEYYNVYIENSFEHRQVTEA; encoded by the coding sequence ATGAACATGCATCCTGTTGATTCAGAAGAAATCATTAGCATTGGATACAGCCAATCGAAACAAGAATTACATGTTGAACTATCTACCTCAACGAATGCCTACCTTAACGTACCTTCTTATATTTTTCAGGGACTTATGTCGGCGGCTTCAAAAGGAGAATATTATAACGTCTATATCGAAAACAGCTTTGAACATCGTCAAGTTACCGAAGCGTAA